In the genome of Croceimicrobium hydrocarbonivorans, one region contains:
- a CDS encoding RtcB family protein, whose product MKVTGKTLIEMGYRPGKWFREAIAHANENNLEGDRLKAYLADQAPQEIYPHDEISAYVRNIRAEDETEQANVANVFATMDEVMKTPTAVKGAVMPDACPAGPLGQIPVGGVVATRNAIHPAMHSADICCSVMMTSFGFTDPKKVLNAAHAVTHFGGGGRKDPFDLSPDLVDKMKGNYFLNNEASLSFAHSHMGTQGDGNHFLFVGQSEQSGETIMVTHHGSRGLGANLYKNGMKLAESFRREISPKTRKGNGWIPFDTEEGKAYWDALQLVREWTKSNHSSIHDATIARLKVEVKERFWNEHNFVFKEGDLFYHAKGATPLDDRFVPDSYQQLRLIPLNMSEPVLIVKGDTTAANLGFAPHGAGRNMSRRSHKRALANRSVDAIFAEETAGLDVRFFSNHIDISELPSAYKNADSVRRQMKEFGLGEVVDEIIPFGCIMAGDWQFDAPWRRKKS is encoded by the coding sequence ATGAAAGTAACAGGCAAAACTTTAATCGAAATGGGCTACCGACCCGGAAAGTGGTTCCGGGAAGCCATCGCTCATGCCAACGAAAACAACCTAGAAGGAGATCGCTTAAAAGCCTATTTAGCGGATCAGGCTCCACAGGAGATATATCCTCATGATGAAATTTCAGCCTATGTGCGAAATATTCGGGCAGAGGATGAGACTGAGCAGGCAAATGTGGCCAATGTTTTTGCGACCATGGATGAAGTGATGAAAACCCCTACTGCGGTTAAGGGTGCGGTTATGCCTGATGCATGTCCCGCCGGACCCTTGGGGCAGATTCCGGTAGGTGGTGTGGTGGCTACACGTAATGCTATTCATCCCGCCATGCATTCGGCAGATATCTGTTGTTCGGTTATGATGACTTCTTTTGGTTTTACGGATCCTAAGAAGGTTTTGAATGCAGCCCATGCCGTTACTCATTTTGGTGGTGGTGGGCGCAAGGATCCCTTTGATTTAAGTCCTGATTTGGTGGATAAGATGAAGGGGAATTATTTCCTGAATAACGAAGCGAGCTTGTCTTTTGCTCATAGTCATATGGGTACTCAAGGGGATGGGAATCATTTTCTGTTTGTGGGGCAATCGGAACAAAGTGGTGAAACGATTATGGTAACCCATCATGGAAGTCGAGGATTGGGGGCAAACCTCTATAAGAATGGTATGAAGCTGGCCGAATCCTTCCGGCGAGAGATTTCTCCTAAGACCCGAAAGGGTAATGGTTGGATTCCTTTTGATACGGAAGAAGGAAAGGCCTATTGGGATGCCTTGCAGCTTGTTAGAGAATGGACCAAGAGCAATCACAGTAGTATTCATGATGCAACGATTGCTCGCTTGAAGGTTGAGGTAAAGGAGCGTTTTTGGAATGAACACAACTTCGTTTTTAAGGAAGGTGATTTATTCTATCATGCTAAAGGAGCGACTCCCTTAGATGATCGCTTTGTGCCCGATAGCTACCAGCAATTGCGCTTGATTCCATTAAACATGAGTGAGCCAGTATTAATTGTAAAGGGCGATACCACTGCGGCTAACCTGGGTTTTGCACCGCATGGAGCAGGTCGAAATATGAGTCGCAGGAGTCATAAAAGGGCTTTAGCAAACCGTTCAGTAGACGCAATTTTTGCAGAGGAAACGGCGGGTTTGGATGTACGCTTCTTCTCAAACCATATTGATATTTCCGAATTGCCTTCGGCCTACAAGAATGCGGATTCAGTACGTCGGCAAATGAAGGAGTTTGGATTAGGAGAAGTGGTGGATGAGATTATTCCCTTTGGCTGCATTATGGCTGGCGATTGGCAGTTTGATGCACCGTGGCGAAGGAAGAAAAGCTAA
- a CDS encoding helix-turn-helix transcriptional regulator: protein MAWTKKALIRYRTIDRCLQNQHRRWTLEDLREACTEALYDLEGRKIELSRRTIQLDLQLMRSEKLGYEAPIEVYDRKYYRYADPDFKISDIPLNDLDLEVINESVEILRQFKDFSLFRDLNGVIQKLEDKIHRNSNSRAIIHLDKNEQLKGLEFLDEIYQAIQKEIVLNINYQSFSNKRAVNFKLQPYLLKEFNNRWFVIGRKEGIGRIFNLALDRIQSIDLDLKSRYEPSDFDPDEYYKNTFGVTVLSDRDLIDIEIWINPSNAPYVVTKPIHSSQKTLETYSDGSVIVGFKVHHNFEIERHLLGYADNIRVLKPERLVKRMHYKLSKAAEQYDRDFHLHRIQE from the coding sequence ATGGCATGGACTAAAAAAGCATTAATCCGATACCGGACCATCGACCGTTGTTTACAGAATCAACACAGACGCTGGACCCTAGAAGACCTCCGTGAAGCTTGTACCGAGGCATTGTACGATTTGGAAGGTCGAAAAATAGAGCTGAGCCGTCGTACTATTCAGTTAGACTTGCAATTAATGCGCAGCGAAAAACTAGGCTACGAAGCTCCAATTGAGGTTTACGATCGCAAATACTACCGCTATGCCGATCCCGACTTTAAGATTAGCGATATCCCCTTGAATGATTTGGACCTGGAGGTCATAAACGAATCCGTCGAAATTTTACGTCAGTTCAAGGATTTCTCACTTTTTCGAGATTTAAATGGCGTGATCCAAAAGCTAGAAGATAAGATCCATCGAAACTCGAATAGCCGAGCAATTATTCATCTCGATAAAAACGAACAGCTGAAAGGTCTGGAGTTCTTGGATGAAATTTACCAAGCCATTCAAAAAGAAATAGTACTCAACATCAATTACCAATCCTTCAGCAATAAAAGAGCTGTAAACTTTAAACTGCAGCCTTACCTACTGAAAGAGTTTAATAATCGATGGTTCGTGATTGGTCGAAAAGAAGGCATTGGTCGAATTTTCAACTTAGCCTTGGACCGCATTCAATCGATCGACCTTGACTTGAAATCCAGATATGAACCTTCTGATTTTGACCCAGACGAATATTATAAAAACACCTTTGGAGTTACTGTTCTTAGTGACCGCGATTTAATCGACATTGAGATTTGGATCAACCCTTCCAATGCCCCGTATGTAGTAACCAAACCGATTCACTCTAGTCAAAAAACTTTGGAAACCTACAGCGACGGCTCCGTAATTGTAGGCTTTAAAGTGCATCACAATTTTGAGATTGAGCGGCACCTTTTAGGCTATGCTGATAATATCAGGGTTTTAAAACCAGAACGATTAGTAAAACGAATGCACTATAAACTAAGTAAGGCTGCAGAACAATATGACCGAGATTTTCATTTGCACCGCATTCAAGAATAG
- a CDS encoding division/cell wall cluster transcriptional repressor MraZ: MLNLIGVHECKMDAKGRVGIPSGLKKQLLPLLDQGFVLKRSVFQPCLELYPMQEWEGTMAKVNRLNRFVKKNNDFIRRFTAGVKLVEVDGSGRINVPNDLIAFSNLKSEIVLSASVGTIEIWDKAAYEATINDPEIDFGQLAEDVMGGLNEEADGLS, from the coding sequence ATGCTGAATCTGATAGGAGTACATGAGTGTAAAATGGATGCGAAAGGTCGCGTGGGAATCCCCAGTGGCCTTAAGAAGCAGCTTTTACCTCTACTCGATCAGGGCTTTGTTTTAAAGCGCAGTGTTTTTCAGCCTTGCCTCGAGCTCTATCCCATGCAAGAGTGGGAAGGCACCATGGCCAAGGTGAATCGCCTGAACCGCTTCGTGAAAAAGAATAATGATTTCATCCGCCGCTTTACCGCCGGTGTTAAACTGGTTGAAGTGGATGGCAGCGGCCGAATTAATGTCCCCAATGACCTCATCGCCTTCAGTAATCTGAAAAGCGAAATCGTGCTTTCCGCCTCGGTGGGTACCATCGAAATTTGGGATAAGGCCGCCTACGAAGCCACTATCAATGATCCTGAGATCGACTTTGGTCAATTGGCCGAAGACGTAATGGGCGGCCTTAATGAGGAGGCAGATGGATTATCATAA
- the rsmH gene encoding 16S rRNA (cytosine(1402)-N(4))-methyltransferase RsmH translates to MDYHKPVLLHESVDLMSIREDGIYADLTFGGGGHSQEILNRLGPNGKLFAFDQDPDAKNNVPNDPRFTLIESNFRHLKKMLRMHGARKVDGILGDFGISSHQIDEGSRGFSLRYEAPLDMRMNPDRAFSAKEVLNQYGEKQLRDLFFRYGEIRSAGALSRAILQARPLETTFDLVRVAEGFAPRNKRGQFLAQVFQAIRIEVNEELLVIEEMLQQAPEVLSPGGRLVCISYHSLEDRLVKNFFRTGNFEGQPEKDFYGNLIRPLEPVTRKPIAPEANEINENPRARSAKLRAAELLIKND, encoded by the coding sequence ATGGATTATCATAAACCCGTTCTTTTACATGAGAGTGTTGATCTGATGTCGATCCGCGAGGATGGCATCTATGCCGACCTCACTTTTGGCGGTGGCGGACACAGCCAGGAAATTTTGAATCGTCTTGGACCTAATGGCAAATTATTCGCCTTCGACCAGGATCCCGATGCCAAGAACAATGTTCCTAATGACCCCCGCTTCACCTTAATCGAATCCAATTTCCGTCATCTCAAGAAAATGCTGCGCATGCATGGCGCCCGCAAGGTAGATGGCATCTTAGGTGACTTCGGCATTTCCTCCCACCAAATTGATGAAGGCAGCCGCGGCTTTAGCCTACGCTACGAGGCCCCTTTGGATATGCGTATGAATCCCGACCGGGCATTTAGCGCCAAGGAGGTACTTAATCAATACGGAGAAAAGCAATTACGAGATCTCTTTTTCCGCTATGGCGAGATTCGCTCAGCCGGAGCTTTAAGTAGAGCTATTCTGCAAGCCCGCCCCCTCGAAACCACTTTCGACTTAGTGCGTGTTGCCGAAGGCTTTGCACCTCGCAATAAAAGAGGACAGTTTTTAGCCCAGGTATTTCAAGCCATCCGCATTGAGGTAAACGAAGAGCTTTTGGTGATTGAAGAAATGCTCCAACAAGCCCCGGAAGTATTGAGTCCCGGAGGTCGATTGGTATGCATCAGCTACCACAGCCTTGAAGATCGTTTGGTGAAGAATTTCTTCCGCACCGGAAATTTTGAAGGTCAGCCAGAAAAAGATTTTTACGGAAATCTGATCCGCCCTCTCGAACCTGTAACCCGCAAACCCATCGCCCCCGAGGCGAACGAAATAAACGAGAACCCCAGAGCCCGCAGTGCTAAGCTGCGTGCCGCCGAACTACTCATTAAGAATGACTGA
- a CDS encoding FtsL-like putative cell division protein, producing the protein MTEPKQNTGNRLSTLLTGRFLVNPKVLQQWPFILFLCVLALIMTASSHSAERKVHRIARLRSDMKELHSQFIDTRSRLMSESMETKVLARVEEAGLPLRKSELPPLIIKKQEDE; encoded by the coding sequence ATGACTGAGCCCAAGCAAAATACTGGCAATCGCCTGAGCACTTTGCTAACTGGCCGCTTCTTGGTAAACCCCAAGGTGCTGCAGCAGTGGCCCTTCATTCTATTCCTCTGTGTGCTGGCCCTGATCATGACCGCCAGTAGCCATAGTGCCGAGCGCAAGGTGCATCGCATTGCCCGACTGCGCTCCGACATGAAAGAACTACACTCCCAGTTTATCGATACCCGCTCCCGCCTGATGAGTGAGAGCATGGAAACCAAAGTACTGGCGCGCGTAGAAGAGGCCGGGCTCCCGCTGCGTAAAAGCGAGTTGCCGCCCCTAATTATCAAAAAGCAGGAGGACGAATAG
- a CDS encoding penicillin-binding protein, whose translation MVFIPLGLLTLAIFGKLISIQFIEGPALRQKAENEVIREMDIQAERGNIYSADGKLLATSMPVYDLHFDPVTVKEELFFDNIDSLSFYLAKFPGKRNSAGWRSYLVSARQKGNRYLALADKLSYTELKVISTYPILKEGTYRGGLIIEQENHRKMPLGKIAERTIGRERKNVATGLEGAYATYLRGKDGKRLKQKIGNGNWKPLNDLNEIEPINGYDLVSTIDTRMQDIAHHALLHMLEKQEADHGCAVVMEVKTGAIKAIANLGRTDMGTYFEKRNYAVWESTEPGSTFKLASVLALFEDGYADTSSPVDTENGVYEYLDSKIKDSNGKGYGKTTLKVAFEKSSNVGIAKTVIDHYENQPQRFIDRLYSIGLDRELGIPIKGEGKPRIPKPSDSDWSGISLPWISFGYQVSFTPLQILSLYNAVANDGIMVRPRFLASVQEHGREVEQMETEVLNPAICSPETLQKLQALLQGVVEDGTARAGAYSVCTMAGKTGTCQLNYWKEGTKEYQASFAGYFPAEDPQYSCIVVVNKPKYDYYGSNVAFPVFREIAERIFQNTPLEVEANERPLLALLDQKPAERQAEAMAFEPKEGKEIPDLSGLNGMELLSRLENAGFKVNVRGLGKVYWQYPPAGSLLTKDQLIELRLQ comes from the coding sequence GTGGTATTCATTCCACTGGGGCTCCTGACCCTCGCTATTTTCGGTAAGCTGATTAGCATTCAGTTTATTGAAGGCCCTGCTCTGCGTCAAAAAGCCGAAAATGAGGTGATCCGCGAGATGGACATCCAAGCAGAACGCGGCAATATTTACAGTGCCGACGGCAAGCTTCTTGCTACCTCCATGCCGGTATACGATTTACACTTCGATCCGGTAACCGTTAAAGAAGAGCTCTTCTTTGACAATATCGACTCTCTCAGTTTTTACTTAGCAAAGTTTCCAGGAAAACGTAATTCTGCAGGCTGGCGATCCTATTTGGTAAGCGCCCGCCAAAAAGGCAATCGCTACCTGGCTCTAGCCGATAAACTCAGCTACACCGAACTCAAGGTCATTAGCACATATCCCATTCTCAAAGAAGGCACCTACCGCGGTGGCCTGATTATAGAACAGGAAAACCATCGCAAAATGCCGCTTGGTAAAATCGCGGAACGCACCATTGGTCGGGAGCGCAAGAATGTAGCCACCGGCCTAGAGGGTGCCTATGCCACCTACTTGCGTGGCAAAGACGGCAAACGCCTAAAGCAAAAAATTGGCAATGGCAACTGGAAACCACTCAACGACCTCAATGAAATTGAGCCCATCAATGGTTATGATCTGGTAAGCACCATCGACACCCGCATGCAAGATATCGCACACCACGCCTTGCTGCATATGCTCGAAAAACAAGAGGCCGACCACGGTTGCGCGGTGGTGATGGAAGTGAAAACCGGTGCTATTAAAGCGATTGCCAATCTGGGTCGCACCGATATGGGCACCTATTTCGAGAAACGAAATTATGCCGTTTGGGAAAGCACCGAACCTGGCTCCACCTTTAAACTAGCTTCTGTTTTGGCGCTTTTTGAAGATGGCTATGCCGACACCAGCTCTCCGGTGGATACCGAAAACGGGGTTTACGAATACCTCGACAGTAAAATCAAAGACAGTAATGGCAAGGGCTATGGCAAAACCACTCTTAAAGTGGCCTTTGAGAAATCCAGCAATGTAGGCATCGCCAAAACCGTAATCGACCATTACGAAAATCAGCCTCAGCGCTTTATCGATCGCTTATACAGCATTGGCTTAGATCGTGAATTAGGCATCCCCATTAAGGGAGAAGGCAAACCCCGTATCCCTAAACCCAGCGATTCGGACTGGAGTGGCATTTCCCTACCCTGGATTTCCTTCGGCTATCAGGTAAGCTTTACCCCATTACAAATCCTTAGCCTCTACAATGCGGTGGCGAATGACGGTATTATGGTACGTCCTCGTTTTTTAGCCAGCGTTCAAGAACATGGTCGCGAAGTAGAACAAATGGAAACCGAGGTTTTAAACCCTGCCATTTGCTCACCCGAAACCCTGCAAAAACTTCAAGCCTTATTGCAAGGGGTAGTGGAAGATGGTACCGCTCGCGCCGGAGCTTATTCGGTTTGTACTATGGCTGGAAAAACCGGCACCTGCCAATTGAATTATTGGAAAGAGGGCACCAAAGAATATCAAGCTTCTTTCGCAGGATACTTCCCCGCTGAAGACCCACAGTACTCCTGTATTGTGGTGGTAAATAAACCGAAATACGACTATTACGGCTCTAATGTGGCTTTTCCGGTTTTCCGCGAAATCGCCGAAAGAATATTCCAAAACACCCCACTGGAAGTAGAGGCCAATGAAAGACCCTTACTAGCCCTTCTCGACCAGAAACCTGCAGAAAGACAAGCCGAAGCTATGGCCTTTGAACCTAAAGAAGGAAAGGAAATTCCTGACTTAAGCGGCCTCAATGGAATGGAGCTTTTAAGTCGACTCGAAAATGCCGGTTTCAAGGTAAATGTACGTGGCCTGGGTAAGGTGTATTGGCAATATCCTCCTGCAGGAAGCCTCCTCACCAAAGATCAACTGATAGAATTACGACTGCAATGA
- a CDS encoding UDP-N-acetylmuramoyl-L-alanyl-D-glutamate--2,6-diaminopimelate ligase — MKLLKDLLYGVPLTERSGSTQVAVSKVCFDSREVSKGALFVAVRGTQVDGHQFIEKALELGAAAIVAEEIPEEPKENVCFIGVKDSSLALALIAANFYDQPSEKLQLVGVTGTNGKTTTATLLYNLFSLLGSKSGLLSTVKVCVGKEEFPATHTTPDPVQINRYLDQMVKAGCKYCFMEASSHGIVQNRTAGLHFAGAVFTNISHDHLDYHGNFENYIKAKKKLFDDLPKQAFMLTNADDRHGETMTLHTKAKVYRYALKNDADYKGRILEHQLNGMLLRLGQQEVWTKLIGDFNAYNLLAIYSVALCLEKDPLQVATAISSLKSVAGRFQYLQKQELTTIVDYAHTPDALENVLKTIASIRSNNEKVITVVGCGGNRDAAKRPLMARIASEMSDQVILTSDNPRFEDPEAIIKEMEKGIEMHLSHKVLKITDRKQAIRTAIQLGQSKDLILIAGKGHETYQEIKGERFPFDDLAIARETLDQKYPD; from the coding sequence ATGAAACTACTAAAAGACCTGCTTTATGGAGTTCCACTTACCGAGCGCTCGGGCAGCACCCAGGTAGCGGTAAGCAAAGTTTGCTTCGATTCTCGCGAAGTTAGCAAAGGCGCCCTTTTTGTTGCCGTAAGAGGAACTCAAGTAGATGGCCATCAGTTTATCGAAAAAGCTCTGGAACTGGGAGCCGCCGCCATTGTAGCTGAAGAAATTCCCGAAGAACCCAAAGAGAATGTTTGCTTCATCGGTGTAAAAGACAGCAGCTTAGCCCTGGCTCTGATTGCCGCCAACTTCTACGATCAACCCTCCGAAAAATTACAATTAGTAGGCGTTACCGGCACCAATGGCAAAACCACCACCGCCACCCTACTCTATAATTTATTCAGCCTCTTAGGCTCCAAATCCGGATTACTATCCACTGTAAAGGTATGTGTAGGCAAGGAAGAATTTCCCGCTACGCACACCACTCCAGATCCGGTACAGATTAACCGCTACCTCGACCAAATGGTAAAGGCCGGTTGTAAGTACTGCTTTATGGAAGCCAGCAGTCATGGCATCGTACAAAATCGTACCGCCGGACTCCATTTTGCTGGAGCGGTGTTTACCAACATCAGCCACGATCACCTCGATTACCACGGTAATTTCGAGAACTATATCAAGGCTAAGAAGAAGCTTTTTGATGACCTGCCCAAGCAGGCCTTTATGCTCACCAATGCTGATGACCGCCATGGCGAAACCATGACCTTGCATACCAAAGCCAAGGTATATCGCTACGCGCTTAAAAACGATGCCGATTACAAAGGCCGCATCTTAGAACATCAACTCAATGGTATGCTCCTGCGCTTGGGTCAGCAAGAAGTATGGACCAAGCTTATTGGCGATTTCAATGCCTACAACCTATTAGCTATTTACAGTGTAGCCCTTTGCCTGGAGAAAGACCCCTTACAGGTGGCCACCGCTATTAGTAGTCTGAAATCGGTTGCCGGTCGTTTCCAATATCTGCAAAAGCAAGAGCTCACCACCATTGTGGATTATGCCCACACGCCTGACGCCTTGGAAAATGTTTTAAAAACCATTGCCAGCATCCGCAGTAATAATGAGAAGGTAATTACCGTAGTAGGCTGCGGCGGAAATCGCGATGCTGCCAAGCGCCCCTTAATGGCACGTATCGCCAGCGAAATGTCGGATCAGGTAATTCTTACTTCCGACAACCCTCGTTTTGAAGACCCCGAAGCCATTATCAAAGAAATGGAAAAGGGCATCGAAATGCACCTCAGTCATAAGGTTTTAAAAATCACCGATCGCAAGCAAGCGATTCGGACCGCCATACAATTAGGTCAAAGTAAAGACCTCATCCTCATTGCCGGAAAAGGCCATGAAACCTATCAAGAAATTAAAGGCGAGCGCTTTCCCTTCGACGACTTAGCCATTGCCCGTGAAACCCTCGATCAAAAATATCCGGACTAA
- the mraY gene encoding phospho-N-acetylmuramoyl-pentapeptide-transferase, which yields MLYYLFEYLNQAYDLPGAGVFQYITFRAAAALISSLIICLLFGKSLIGLLQRKQVGESIRDLGLEGQSEKAGTPTMGGLIILLGILVPTLLFAKLENIYILMLLITTVWMGAVGFLDDYIKVFRKNKKGLPGKFKVVGQVGLGIIVGSMLYFNDGVTIKNREATAHVYETEEGQRAQTLPVYGDAEKSLKTTIPFVKNNEFDYSSLISWMGDWTKDYGWLLFIPIVIFIITAVSNGANLTDGIDGLATGTSAIIGIALGIFAYVSGSIIFADYLNIMYIPNTGELVIFIAAFVGACIGFLWYNTHPAQVFMGDTGSLTLGGIIAVFAIAIRKELLIPIICGIFLVENLSVIIQVSYFKRTKKKYGEGRRIFLMSPLHHHYQKKGFHESKIVTRFWIVGIFLAVLSFVTLKLR from the coding sequence ATGTTGTACTACCTCTTCGAATACCTCAACCAAGCTTATGACCTGCCCGGAGCCGGTGTATTCCAATACATCACCTTCCGCGCGGCAGCAGCATTAATCAGTTCCCTAATCATTTGTTTGCTTTTCGGCAAGAGCCTGATCGGACTCTTACAACGCAAGCAGGTAGGCGAAAGCATTCGCGATTTAGGCTTGGAAGGACAGAGCGAAAAAGCCGGTACCCCAACCATGGGTGGCTTGATCATTTTATTGGGAATCCTCGTTCCGACTTTGCTTTTTGCCAAGCTCGAAAACATTTACATCCTCATGCTACTCATCACCACAGTTTGGATGGGCGCCGTGGGATTCTTGGACGACTACATCAAAGTATTCCGTAAAAACAAAAAAGGTTTACCCGGAAAATTCAAAGTGGTAGGTCAGGTTGGTCTGGGCATTATCGTAGGCAGCATGCTCTATTTTAATGATGGCGTAACCATTAAAAATCGTGAAGCCACTGCCCATGTGTATGAAACAGAAGAGGGCCAGCGAGCACAAACTTTACCTGTTTATGGAGATGCGGAGAAATCACTAAAAACCACCATCCCCTTTGTAAAGAACAATGAATTCGATTACAGCAGCTTAATTTCCTGGATGGGCGACTGGACCAAGGATTATGGCTGGTTACTCTTTATTCCCATTGTAATCTTCATCATTACCGCCGTTTCCAATGGCGCTAACCTTACCGATGGAATTGATGGCCTGGCCACAGGTACTTCCGCCATTATTGGCATTGCCTTGGGCATCTTCGCCTATGTATCGGGCAGTATCATTTTCGCGGACTACCTCAATATTATGTACATCCCCAATACGGGTGAGCTGGTAATCTTTATCGCCGCCTTTGTGGGAGCCTGCATTGGATTCCTTTGGTATAATACCCACCCCGCTCAAGTATTTATGGGCGACACCGGAAGCTTAACCCTAGGAGGAATTATTGCAGTATTCGCCATCGCCATTCGCAAAGAACTTTTAATTCCCATTATCTGCGGAATCTTCCTGGTAGAGAACCTCTCGGTAATCATTCAGGTAAGCTATTTCAAGCGCACCAAAAAGAAATACGGTGAAGGTCGTCGCATCTTCCTGATGTCACCCTTGCACCATCATTACCAAAAGAAAGGATTCCACGAAAGTAAGATCGTAACCCGCTTTTGGATTGTGGGCATTTTCCTGGCTGTACTATCCTTTGTAACCCTCAAACTTCGCTAG
- the murD gene encoding UDP-N-acetylmuramoyl-L-alanine--D-glutamate ligase, protein MNRNLNIVVLGGGESGLGAAKLAQKLGHSVFLSDRSSLSAENRQALIESNIDFEEGQHSEDRILGADLIIKSPGIPEKTPLIQKIRTAQIELISEIEFAARHCQGTIIAITGTNGKTTVTSMVHHLLETAGKNVALVGNIGTSFAGSIAEGDHDYYALEVSSFQLDDIIHFKPHIAILTNITPDHLDRYNNSLDEYAAAKLRISKNQDEKDHFIYCVDDALTNKYLQDYPLRAQQWQLSLEQSVDNGAQINSDGILQIIINQQLDMDINELALQGKHNTYNSMASGVAGRLLNIRKEAIRESLASFESIEHRLESVLQIYGIEFINDSKATNVNSTWYALESMQKPTIWIAGGVDKGNDYSQLAKLVGEKVKALICLGTDNSKLHAAFEGLAPMVIDAADMDEAVRMAYKMGDKGDAVLLSPACASFDLFENYEDRGRQFKNAVRQL, encoded by the coding sequence GTGAACCGCAACTTAAACATAGTAGTTTTAGGCGGCGGCGAAAGCGGCTTGGGAGCAGCCAAACTGGCGCAAAAGCTCGGGCATAGTGTGTTCCTAAGTGATCGCTCTAGCCTTTCGGCTGAAAATCGCCAGGCCCTAATCGAGTCTAATATCGACTTTGAGGAAGGTCAGCATTCTGAGGATCGCATCTTGGGAGCCGACCTCATTATTAAGTCACCCGGTATCCCCGAAAAGACCCCCTTAATTCAGAAGATCCGCACTGCCCAAATCGAGCTGATCTCCGAAATTGAATTTGCCGCGCGCCATTGCCAGGGAACCATCATTGCCATTACCGGCACCAATGGTAAAACTACGGTAACCAGCATGGTTCATCACCTTCTGGAAACCGCTGGCAAAAACGTTGCTCTGGTAGGGAATATCGGCACCAGCTTCGCCGGATCCATAGCCGAAGGCGACCACGATTACTATGCTTTAGAGGTAAGCAGCTTTCAGTTGGATGACATCATCCACTTTAAGCCGCATATCGCCATCCTCACCAATATTACCCCGGATCACTTAGATCGCTACAATAATTCGCTAGATGAATATGCTGCGGCCAAGCTGCGCATTAGTAAAAATCAAGATGAAAAGGATCATTTCATCTACTGCGTAGACGATGCCCTGACCAATAAATACCTTCAGGATTATCCTCTCCGCGCTCAGCAATGGCAATTGTCTTTGGAGCAATCAGTAGACAATGGCGCTCAAATCAATTCAGACGGAATTCTACAAATCATAATAAACCAGCAATTAGATATGGACATTAATGAACTGGCCTTACAAGGCAAGCACAACACCTACAACAGCATGGCTTCGGGTGTAGCCGGACGCTTATTAAACATTCGCAAAGAAGCAATTCGCGAGAGCCTGGCTTCCTTCGAAAGCATTGAGCACCGCCTCGAATCAGTACTGCAGATCTACGGTATTGAATTCATCAACGACTCTAAAGCTACCAATGTAAACTCCACCTGGTATGCATTAGAAAGCATGCAAAAACCTACCATCTGGATTGCCGGTGGAGTTGATAAAGGAAACGACTACAGCCAATTGGCCAAATTAGTGGGCGAGAAGGTTAAAGCTTTAATCTGCTTGGGGACCGACAACAGCAAATTACACGCTGCCTTCGAAGGTTTAGCTCCTATGGTAATTGATGCGGCCGACATGGACGAAGCGGTACGCATGGCCTACAAAATGGGTGATAAGGGCGACGCTGTATTACTGAGCCCAGCTTGTGCCAGCTTCGACCTTTTTGAGAACTACGAAGACCGTGGTCGTCAATTTAAAAATGCCGTTCGCCAATTGTAA